A single genomic interval of Ruminococcus sp. NK3A76 harbors:
- the secA gene encoding preprotein translocase subunit SecA, with protein sequence MGLFDKMFGNYSKKELARIEPIKNKVLELEAKYQPMSDHELREQTQIMKDKLSDGLSTLDDTLPDALAVCREAAFRVLGKKPYPVQIIGAIVLHQGRIAEMKTGEGKTLVACLAAYANCLDGKGVHVVTVNDYLAKFQSEEMGRVFRFLGCTIGCVLNGMEKEEKREAYNADITYGTNSEFGFDYLRDNMVIYKKDKVQRGHSFAVVDEVDSILIDEARTPLIISGQGDKSTDLYQKADAFAKTLKPTKVVEIDDKQDTDTIYDGDYIIDEKARTATLTKQGVKKAEKHFGVINLMDADNMTLLHHINQAIKANGVMTNEVDYVVKDGEVLIVDEFTGRIMVGRRFNDGLHQAIEAKEGVKVMRESKTIATITYQNYFRLYEKLSGMTGTALTEEDEFREIYKLDVIEIPTNRPVIRKDHHDVVFKTEKGKYNAVIEQIIECNKKGQPVLVGTVSIEKSEYLSRLLKNKGIKHEVLNAKYHEKEAQIVAQAGKYGSVTIATNMAGRGTDIILGGNAEYLAMAEMRKLGYEEQVIVDATGFAETEDPVIVEAREKYKEFYDKYNAQVKEKAEAVKEAGGLFIIGTERHESRRIDNQLRGRSGRQGDPGESRFYLSLEDDLMRIFGGDRVTGMMDSLKVDENMPIESKLLTSVIASSQKKIEGRNFNIRKNVLNYDDVMNTQREIIYGQRSKVLDGEDIHDYILNMIKDFVETTVNMYIGEEDIKDNWNLEGLKDQLMGLITVDDDFNYTSQELDDTSKEDILNMLQERALAIYEKREEDLGHDLLREIERVVLLKVVDTKWMAHIDDMDELKRGIVLRSYGQRNPVVEYRMEGFEMFDAMVDSIREDTVRTLFTIQVRREGQAPQREQVLNESRSNHTVIRRKAKKIGPNDPCPCGSGKKYKKCHGSPNFNEEAQQKIDEQTKPADEDEEAEAISEPEPETAPVQTSEAEAEAVNDTEEAINDNEDAVNDNEDAVNDNENAVVEEKPVRIKRPVKENIGPDYDPDETPLI encoded by the coding sequence ATGGGTTTATTTGATAAAATGTTCGGCAACTACTCCAAAAAGGAGCTTGCAAGGATAGAGCCTATCAAAAATAAGGTTCTCGAGCTCGAGGCTAAGTATCAGCCTATGAGCGACCACGAGCTCAGGGAGCAGACACAGATCATGAAGGACAAGCTCTCAGACGGGCTCTCCACTCTTGATGACACTCTGCCCGATGCACTTGCGGTCTGCCGTGAAGCTGCATTCAGAGTTCTCGGCAAAAAGCCTTACCCTGTTCAGATAATCGGTGCTATAGTTCTTCATCAGGGCCGTATAGCCGAGATGAAGACCGGTGAAGGTAAAACTCTCGTTGCCTGCCTTGCAGCTTATGCCAACTGCCTCGACGGCAAGGGCGTTCACGTTGTAACGGTAAATGACTACCTCGCTAAGTTCCAGTCGGAGGAAATGGGCAGAGTATTCCGCTTCCTCGGCTGTACTATAGGCTGCGTTCTCAACGGCATGGAAAAGGAAGAAAAGCGTGAGGCATATAACGCAGATATCACCTACGGTACAAACAGCGAGTTCGGCTTTGACTACCTGCGTGATAACATGGTCATCTATAAGAAAGATAAGGTGCAGAGAGGTCACTCCTTCGCAGTAGTCGATGAGGTAGACTCTATACTCATAGACGAAGCAAGAACCCCTCTTATCATCTCCGGCCAGGGCGATAAATCTACCGACCTTTATCAGAAGGCAGATGCCTTTGCAAAGACCCTTAAGCCCACCAAGGTAGTTGAGATAGACGATAAGCAGGATACAGATACTATCTACGACGGCGATTACATAATCGACGAAAAGGCAAGAACAGCCACCCTCACAAAGCAGGGCGTAAAGAAGGCAGAAAAGCACTTCGGCGTTATCAATCTTATGGACGCTGACAATATGACGCTTCTCCACCATATCAACCAGGCTATCAAGGCTAACGGCGTAATGACCAACGAGGTAGACTACGTTGTAAAGGACGGCGAGGTGCTCATCGTTGACGAGTTCACAGGCCGTATAATGGTCGGCAGACGTTTCAACGACGGCCTGCACCAGGCGATAGAAGCCAAGGAAGGCGTTAAGGTAATGCGTGAGTCTAAGACTATCGCTACCATAACATATCAGAACTACTTCCGTCTCTATGAAAAGCTCTCGGGTATGACAGGTACAGCGCTTACCGAGGAAGACGAGTTCAGAGAGATATATAAGCTCGACGTTATCGAGATACCTACAAACCGCCCCGTTATCAGAAAAGATCACCACGACGTTGTCTTCAAGACAGAAAAGGGCAAGTATAACGCAGTTATCGAGCAGATAATCGAGTGCAACAAGAAGGGCCAGCCGGTGCTCGTGGGTACAGTTTCTATCGAAAAGAGTGAATACCTCTCCCGCCTGCTCAAGAATAAGGGCATAAAGCATGAGGTGCTCAACGCTAAGTACCACGAGAAGGAAGCTCAGATAGTTGCTCAGGCAGGTAAGTACGGCTCCGTTACCATAGCTACCAACATGGCAGGTAGAGGTACCGATATCATTCTCGGCGGTAACGCTGAGTACCTCGCAATGGCTGAGATGAGAAAGCTCGGCTATGAGGAGCAGGTGATAGTTGATGCTACCGGCTTTGCCGAGACAGAAGACCCGGTAATAGTGGAAGCAAGAGAAAAGTATAAGGAATTCTATGACAAGTATAACGCTCAGGTAAAGGAAAAGGCAGAGGCTGTAAAGGAAGCAGGCGGTCTTTTCATCATCGGTACCGAGAGACATGAGTCAAGACGTATCGACAACCAGCTCCGCGGCCGTTCCGGCAGACAGGGCGACCCGGGCGAGAGCCGCTTCTACCTCTCTCTTGAAGACGACCTTATGAGAATATTCGGCGGCGACAGAGTAACCGGTATGATGGATTCTCTTAAGGTAGACGAGAATATGCCTATCGAATCAAAGCTGCTGACAAGCGTTATAGCTTCCTCGCAGAAGAAGATAGAGGGCAGGAACTTCAATATCAGAAAGAACGTCCTCAACTACGACGACGTTATGAATACCCAGCGTGAGATAATCTACGGCCAGCGTAGCAAGGTGCTCGACGGCGAGGATATCCACGACTATATCCTTAATATGATAAAAGACTTCGTTGAGACTACGGTAAATATGTACATCGGCGAGGAAGATATCAAGGATAACTGGAACCTCGAAGGCCTTAAGGATCAGCTCATGGGTCTTATCACAGTAGATGATGACTTCAACTACACCAGCCAGGAGCTTGATGATACCAGCAAGGAAGATATCCTCAATATGCTCCAGGAAAGAGCTCTCGCTATCTACGAGAAGCGTGAGGAAGACCTCGGCCATGATCTGCTGCGTGAGATAGAGCGTGTCGTTCTTCTTAAGGTAGTTGATACCAAGTGGATGGCTCATATAGATGATATGGACGAGCTCAAGCGTGGTATCGTGCTCAGGTCATACGGTCAGAGAAACCCTGTTGTTGAATACAGAATGGAAGGCTTCGAGATGTTCGACGCTATGGTAGACTCTATCAGAGAGGATACCGTAAGAACGCTCTTCACCATTCAGGTAAGACGTGAGGGTCAGGCTCCTCAGCGTGAGCAGGTGCTCAACGAGAGCCGCTCCAACCACACAGTCATAAGAAGAAAGGCCAAGAAGATAGGCCCGAACGATCCCTGCCCCTGCGGCAGCGGCAAGAAGTATAAGAAGTGCCACGGCTCTCCTAACTTCAACGAGGAAGCACAGCAGAAGATAGACGAGCAGACAAAGCCTGCTGATGAGGACGAGGAGGCAGAGGCCATTTCAGAGCCCGAGCCGGAGACTGCTCCTGTTCAGACAAGCGAGGCAGAGGCTGAGGCTGTCAACGACACCGAGGAGGCCATCAACGACAACGAGGACGCTGTCAACGACAACGAGGACGCTGTCAACGACAACGAGAACGCTGTCGTGGAGGAAAAGCCTGTCAGGATAAAAAGACCCGTAAAGGAAAACATAGGCCCTGACTATGACCCCGACGAGACACCCCTCATCTGA
- a CDS encoding DUF6709 family protein has protein sequence MRYTSMNGLTKALLIIGIMAAIIGAIGLPDAITLWTDDASGLDSLTPGSIEEGDVFRGEVPVSVDLIAEEVTVKKYGFVKIGETKTPFYLVKLENGYALVNVTFAKKQEAFKELTRDSHSYYRGGSGDKPEGVEITAVSERMPANLKEYLKDYCESGGLTEQEYSEMVENTYCLRTINYDYAKYTPPICFGVAGLCAIIIVIGKLTGSKAVSI, from the coding sequence ATGAGGTATACATCAATGAACGGGCTTACAAAAGCGCTGCTCATAATAGGCATAATGGCGGCGATAATAGGGGCTATAGGTCTTCCGGATGCGATAACGCTCTGGACGGACGATGCGAGCGGTCTTGACAGCCTTACACCCGGCAGTATTGAAGAAGGCGATGTGTTTCGGGGCGAGGTGCCGGTCTCTGTTGACCTGATAGCAGAGGAAGTGACTGTTAAGAAATACGGCTTTGTAAAGATAGGCGAGACGAAAACGCCCTTTTACCTTGTCAAGCTCGAAAACGGGTATGCTCTGGTGAATGTCACCTTTGCAAAGAAGCAGGAGGCCTTCAAGGAGCTTACAAGAGATTCGCATTCCTATTACAGAGGGGGCTCGGGCGACAAGCCGGAGGGCGTTGAGATAACGGCTGTTTCAGAGCGAATGCCGGCCAACTTAAAGGAGTATCTCAAAGATTACTGCGAGTCGGGCGGATTGACAGAGCAGGAATACTCGGAGATGGTCGAGAATACATACTGTCTCAGGACGATAAACTACGACTACGCAAAATACACTCCGCCGATATGCTTTGGCGTGGCGGGTCTATGTGCAATTATAATCGTTATAGGAAAACTCACAGGGTCAAAGGCTGTGAGCATATGA
- a CDS encoding DUF6709 family protein, with protein MSRLTKILLCVMLAGLFVGGIGVADAIKVWKNDISDTEKIEVGSLEKGDLYEGNIAASIDMVAEQTTTSTYGFMPVSKTTSPYYLIENENCYMLICVTDVDKQEEFKELTTQTRGYMYGGYDKLPDGVNVTAQVVEMPDDAKKYLKEYCDKWGMPETEYAAIVEDAYCLKTVRFSGMKFAPLIGFGLALICAVILIIRKAKAPKIVNL; from the coding sequence ATGAGCAGGCTTACTAAAATACTGCTCTGCGTGATGCTCGCAGGGCTTTTCGTCGGCGGCATAGGTGTTGCCGATGCGATAAAGGTATGGAAAAACGACATAAGCGACACCGAGAAGATAGAAGTCGGCAGTCTTGAAAAGGGCGATCTGTACGAGGGGAACATTGCGGCCTCGATAGACATGGTAGCCGAGCAGACGACCACCTCGACATACGGCTTTATGCCGGTGAGCAAGACTACCTCGCCATATTATCTTATCGAGAACGAGAACTGCTATATGCTGATATGCGTGACCGACGTGGACAAGCAGGAGGAGTTCAAGGAGCTGACCACACAGACGAGGGGCTATATGTACGGCGGTTACGACAAGCTGCCCGACGGCGTGAATGTTACCGCACAGGTCGTGGAGATGCCTGACGATGCCAAGAAATACCTCAAAGAATACTGCGATAAATGGGGTATGCCCGAAACTGAGTATGCGGCTATCGTTGAGGACGCATACTGTCTTAAAACCGTAAGGTTCAGCGGCATGAAGTTTGCGCCGCTGATAGGCTTTGGGCTGGCACTTATATGTGCGGTCATTCTTATAATAAGGAAGGCAAAGGCGCCGAAGATAGTCAATCTCTGA
- a CDS encoding putative ABC transporter permease: MLNTYFERVLTDLPYVGYSLYQMFGIFCFWSVMGWVVEVADMAIEAREFQNRGFLHLPLCPIYGLGVLLLNIILKGFSSNYVLLVIVSMLLCTGVELLVGTALEKAFHARWWDYSHMRFNYKGLICLRNTLFFAAAGFVIVTIIEPKVEEFLDSLVINVGLILMLIFAAMLFIDTMLSLFKARKMRKLGSDYQPTLIFKSHR; this comes from the coding sequence ATGCTCAACACATACTTTGAGCGTGTTCTGACAGACCTTCCTTATGTTGGCTACAGCCTGTATCAGATGTTCGGCATCTTCTGCTTCTGGAGCGTTATGGGCTGGGTAGTAGAGGTCGCCGATATGGCGATAGAGGCAAGGGAGTTTCAGAACAGAGGCTTTCTGCATCTGCCCTTATGCCCGATATACGGGCTGGGTGTGCTTTTACTGAATATAATACTCAAAGGCTTCAGCAGCAACTATGTCCTGCTGGTCATCGTTTCGATGCTTTTATGCACGGGTGTCGAGCTGCTTGTCGGCACAGCGCTTGAAAAGGCCTTCCACGCCAGGTGGTGGGATTACTCGCATATGCGCTTCAATTACAAGGGGCTCATATGCCTGCGCAACACGCTTTTCTTTGCAGCGGCAGGCTTCGTTATCGTTACGATAATCGAGCCCAAGGTCGAGGAGTTCCTTGACTCGCTCGTGATAAACGTAGGCCTTATCCTTATGCTCATCTTTGCAGCGATGCTCTTTATCGACACGATGCTCTCGCTCTTCAAGGCAAGAAAGATGAGAAAGCTCGGCAGCGACTACCAGCCGACGCTGATATTCAAATCGCACAGATAA
- a CDS encoding MFS transporter, producing MKDKNAYNKTIYACFLGYVVQAIVNNFAPLLFITFRQEFCIPLKQITWLITINFGVQLTVDALSPLFVRRIGAKAAMISAFAVSAAGFVSLSFLPDIMPSAFVGLMVCVSLYAIGGGLLEVLVSPIVEACPTDNKETAMALLHSFYCWGQAGTVLVSTVFFAVAGVSHWRVLASLWAVIPLVTLVMFIKVPMPALPGDDDTGMTLPALVRDKRFVIFMVMMLCAGACELTVSQWASAFAEAGLHVSKSTGDLLGPMGFALFMGSSRALFGKFGERLSLTRFMAASAVACIACYLLIGLTDSAAAGLAGCMLCGFSVGIFWPGTFSLAAGRIKNGGTLMFALFALAGDLGCGGGPTLAGRLSGLFGDDLHKGILCACIFPVIMLVCVYLMTRHTERETKL from the coding sequence TTGAAAGACAAAAATGCATATAATAAAACGATATACGCCTGCTTCCTCGGATATGTGGTGCAGGCGATAGTCAATAACTTCGCACCTCTGCTGTTTATCACCTTCCGGCAGGAATTCTGCATACCCCTTAAGCAGATAACCTGGCTGATAACGATAAACTTCGGCGTGCAGCTCACAGTCGATGCGCTCTCGCCGCTCTTTGTAAGGCGCATAGGTGCTAAAGCCGCCATGATATCGGCCTTTGCCGTTTCTGCGGCAGGGTTTGTCTCGCTTTCATTCCTGCCGGATATCATGCCGTCGGCGTTTGTGGGGCTTATGGTCTGCGTGTCGCTATATGCGATAGGCGGCGGCCTGCTCGAAGTGCTCGTAAGCCCGATAGTAGAGGCCTGCCCGACCGACAATAAAGAAACTGCCATGGCGCTGCTTCACTCCTTCTACTGCTGGGGGCAGGCAGGCACGGTGCTCGTCTCGACAGTTTTCTTTGCCGTAGCCGGCGTATCACACTGGCGTGTGCTGGCTTCTCTCTGGGCTGTCATACCGCTTGTTACGCTTGTGATGTTTATAAAAGTCCCCATGCCGGCGCTGCCCGGCGATGACGATACCGGCATGACACTCCCCGCACTTGTAAGGGATAAGCGCTTTGTCATATTCATGGTGATGATGCTCTGTGCAGGCGCCTGCGAGCTTACCGTCAGCCAGTGGGCATCAGCCTTTGCCGAGGCCGGACTGCACGTCTCCAAATCCACAGGCGACCTGCTGGGGCCTATGGGCTTTGCGCTGTTTATGGGTTCATCAAGGGCGCTTTTCGGCAAATTCGGCGAGCGGCTGTCGCTCACACGCTTTATGGCGGCAAGTGCCGTGGCGTGCATTGCCTGCTATCTGCTAATAGGCCTTACCGACAGTGCAGCGGCAGGGCTTGCAGGGTGTATGCTCTGCGGATTCTCGGTAGGCATCTTCTGGCCGGGAACATTCAGCCTTGCAGCAGGCAGGATAAAAAACGGCGGCACGCTGATGTTTGCGCTCTTTGCACTTGCAGGCGACCTCGGCTGCGGAGGCGGCCCGACCCTTGCCGGCAGGCTGTCAGGACTGTTCGGTGACGACCTGCACAAGGGCATTCTATGCGCCTGCATCTTCCCTGTTATAATGCTCGTCTGCGTGTATCTTATGACCAGGCATACAGAGCGTGAAACCAAATTGTAA
- a CDS encoding GNAT family N-acetyltransferase, which produces MNIRLVNIARDSSHIDRIKRLYFTAFPESERAPFDKLVRKARRRNINFFACMDGDEWVGFVYVLNHKDLSYIFYLAVDDAHRGKGFGTAILRALLRKYHGRRLFLAIEQLDKSAPNYPQRLKRQDFYMRAGFERLGQRLQEAYVIYDLLGIGGKIKKSEYRTLIRGFAGVMMLVCPMRILDD; this is translated from the coding sequence ATGAATATACGCTTAGTAAATATAGCAAGAGACAGCTCTCATATTGACAGGATAAAGCGCCTGTATTTCACCGCATTCCCCGAATCAGAGCGTGCTCCGTTTGACAAGCTCGTAAGAAAAGCCAGAAGGCGCAATATAAACTTTTTCGCCTGTATGGACGGTGACGAGTGGGTGGGCTTTGTCTATGTGCTCAACCATAAAGACCTTAGCTATATCTTCTACCTCGCAGTTGACGATGCTCACCGGGGCAAAGGCTTCGGCACAGCCATACTCAGAGCACTGCTGAGAAAATACCACGGCAGGCGGCTTTTCCTTGCTATAGAGCAGCTTGACAAGAGTGCCCCCAACTACCCCCAGCGCCTTAAAAGGCAGGATTTCTATATGCGTGCAGGCTTTGAGCGGCTCGGCCAGCGCTTGCAGGAAGCATACGTCATCTACGACCTGCTCGGCATCGGCGGCAAGATAAAAAAGAGCGAATACCGCACGCTTATCCGTGGCTTTGCAGGCGTTATGATGCTCGTCTGCCCCATGCGCATACTCGATGATTGA
- a CDS encoding transcriptional repressor, with protein MAKYNTLQKEELRCFLARHKTESFTVRQIADRMKADPEVTKAPGESTVYRLVKELVESGEVKRTVKGNSRNFVYQLTEGEGCHHHLHMKCVACGKLYHMNDEESREIVEKIFKEESFELDQSAVLPGKCRECKGS; from the coding sequence GTGGCGAAATACAACACATTGCAGAAAGAGGAGCTCAGATGCTTTCTTGCAAGGCACAAGACCGAGAGCTTTACGGTAAGGCAGATAGCTGACAGGATGAAGGCCGACCCTGAGGTGACAAAAGCCCCCGGCGAGAGCACCGTTTACAGGCTCGTCAAGGAGCTGGTCGAAAGCGGCGAGGTAAAGCGCACTGTCAAAGGCAACAGCCGCAATTTCGTTTATCAGCTGACAGAGGGCGAGGGGTGTCACCACCACCTGCACATGAAGTGCGTCGCCTGCGGCAAGCTCTACCACATGAACGATGAGGAGAGCAGGGAGATAGTTGAGAAGATATTCAAGGAGGAGAGCTTTGAGCTCGACCAGAGCGCTGTGCTGCCCGGAAAGTGCAGGGAGTGCAAGGGCAGCTGA
- a CDS encoding metal ABC transporter substrate-binding protein: MFIKKISAALTAAAIMTTTMSLAGCSDSGSSKEEGKVSIVCTIFPEYDWVKSITNGHECAEITYLLDSGADLHSYQPTAEDILKISDCDLFIYAGGESDTWVPEALENKRNDDMKIINMLDVIGDKAKEEEVKEGMQEEDEHDHDHGDEDHDHDHEEEEKEYDEHTWLSVENAKTICKEIADDLCEIDEDHKDVYKKNLESYLSELDALDSDFKAFADSAKNKTLVFGDRFPFRYFTDEYGFDYYAAFVGCSAETEASFETIAFLANKADELNAKTIFTIENSDNKIAQAIIDNTKSKDAKIAALHSLQSVTKEQLDADHTYITLMRQNLETLKTALN; the protein is encoded by the coding sequence ATGTTTATAAAGAAGATATCCGCAGCTCTGACAGCTGCTGCAATAATGACCACGACAATGAGCCTTGCAGGCTGCTCGGATTCAGGGAGCAGCAAGGAGGAGGGAAAGGTGAGCATCGTATGCACCATTTTCCCTGAGTATGACTGGGTAAAGAGCATAACAAACGGCCACGAGTGCGCCGAGATAACCTACCTGCTCGACAGCGGCGCAGACCTGCACTCATATCAGCCGACAGCAGAGGATATACTCAAGATATCCGACTGTGACCTGTTTATCTATGCAGGCGGCGAGTCTGACACATGGGTGCCGGAAGCACTTGAAAACAAGCGCAATGACGACATGAAGATAATCAATATGCTCGATGTCATAGGCGACAAGGCAAAGGAAGAGGAAGTCAAGGAGGGTATGCAGGAAGAAGACGAGCATGACCACGACCACGGCGACGAAGACCACGACCATGACCACGAGGAAGAGGAAAAGGAATACGACGAGCACACATGGCTCTCAGTCGAGAATGCAAAGACTATCTGCAAGGAGATAGCTGATGACCTTTGCGAGATAGACGAGGATCACAAGGACGTATACAAGAAGAACTTAGAGAGCTATCTCTCCGAGCTCGATGCGCTCGATTCCGACTTCAAGGCTTTTGCTGACAGCGCAAAGAACAAGACGCTCGTTTTCGGCGACAGATTCCCATTCAGGTATTTCACTGACGAATACGGCTTTGATTATTATGCTGCATTCGTAGGCTGCTCGGCTGAGACAGAGGCGAGCTTTGAGACTATCGCTTTCCTTGCTAACAAGGCAGACGAGCTTAATGCTAAGACGATATTCACGATAGAGAATTCCGACAACAAGATAGCTCAGGCTATAATCGACAACACAAAGAGCAAGGACGCAAAGATCGCAGCACTGCACTCGCTCCAGTCAGTCACAAAGGAGCAGCTCGATGCTGACCACACATATATAACACTCATGAGACAGAATTTAGAGACTCTCAAAACAGCACTTAACTGA